The following coding sequences are from one Candidatus Borreliella tachyglossi window:
- a CDS encoding DUF1463 family protein, which translates to MKDYYSLDLVFFSFAGILIDRGKVQYSTSPNIMATASTEDRNVPIPSFRDPRTVTHIFNLEITKGSADYKALTKLSNDQFYSDSSKLEKLKPLVFNDQMGLKIISNSAFFSEVPSRSYANDSETVNFVIHAINCEVERV; encoded by the coding sequence ATGAAGGATTACTACTCACTAGATTTAGTATTTTTTAGCTTTGCAGGTATTCTAATAGATAGAGGAAAAGTTCAATATTCCACATCACCAAATATTATGGCTACTGCAAGCACTGAGGATCGCAATGTGCCAATTCCTAGTTTCAGAGATCCAAGAACTGTTACTCATATATTCAATTTAGAGATTACCAAAGGATCAGCAGATTATAAGGCTTTAACTAAACTTAGTAATGATCAATTTTACTCTGATTCTTCCAAACTAGAAAAACTTAAACCATTAGTTTTCAATGACCAGATGGGACTTAAAATTATTTCCAATAGTGCGTTTTTTTCTGAAGTACCAAGCAGGAGCTATGCAAATGATAGTGAGACTGTTAATTTTGTGATTCATGCGATTAATTGCGAAGTTGAGAGGGTCTAG
- a CDS encoding DUF1473 family protein: MRYKLKILTKYKAYEYTLRDIPMYDWDSILGFDVSQETLRRELNSLSVLKRISALMVSPNFFDEFYEILSSDRKHSFLYKYSLPTILFAVQYSLLDKIEGLREPSLVYIESFQDASGNFIKYSHINENWNYENLISDKQ; this comes from the coding sequence TTGAGGTACAAGCTAAAAATTTTAACTAAATATAAGGCTTATGAGTATACCTTGCGAGATATTCCTATGTATGACTGGGATTCTATTTTAGGATTTGATGTTAGTCAGGAAACTCTAAGGCGTGAGCTTAATAGCTTATCTGTGCTTAAAAGAATTAGTGCTTTGATGGTATCACCTAATTTCTTTGATGAATTTTATGAGATTCTTAGTTCTGATAGAAAACATTCATTTTTATATAAATATTCACTCCCAACAATTCTTTTCGCAGTTCAATACTCTCTTCTAGACAAAATTGAGGGATTAAGAGAGCCTAGTTTAGTTTATATTGAAAGTTTTCAAGATGCTAGTGGGAATTTTATTAAGTATTCTCACATTAATGAGAACTGGAATTATGAAAACTTAATATCAGATAAGCAATAA
- a CDS encoding DUF1322 family protein, with product MHNATLDDYFSYLKYLRSEACKYYFPVLMKVCTFDEVKRFKYSELLEINKIASFKLKKEIYEIFLRSSV from the coding sequence ATGCATAATGCTACTTTGGATGACTATTTTTCTTACCTGAAATATTTAAGAAGTGAGGCTTGTAAGTATTATTTTCCTGTTTTAATGAAGGTTTGCACCTTCGATGAGGTTAAGCGTTTTAAATACTCTGAGCTTTTAGAGATTAATAAAATTGCTAGTTTTAAACTTAAAAAAGAAATTTATGAAATTTTTTTAAGATCTAGTGTTTAG
- a CDS encoding DUF792 family protein yields the protein MLEKTTLLIKEVINQILSLANVSNFIALFPRPDFNGLGYLPQVFFVFPKRGAVEENLSSISSDRAVINISSRRSEFVSYNITAKPEIITLNNAILSSIYDRVLLDHLRVTPFANSVLEFNSNFVKMQFRERFKSGIYYTIYGPVIGLHETAIISSLKLKSTPFIDELDISLQIKIAKTFNFLSYKG from the coding sequence ATGCTAGAGAAAACAACACTACTTATTAAGGAAGTAATAAATCAAATCTTAAGCCTCGCTAACGTATCTAATTTTATTGCACTCTTCCCGCGTCCTGATTTTAATGGACTAGGATACCTTCCTCAGGTGTTCTTTGTATTTCCTAAAAGAGGGGCAGTTGAGGAGAATTTAAGTAGCATTAGTAGCGATCGAGCCGTTATTAATATTAGTAGTAGGCGGAGTGAATTTGTTAGTTATAACATTACTGCAAAACCCGAAATCATTACTCTTAATAATGCAATTTTGTCTTCTATTTATGATAGGGTGTTACTTGATCATCTAAGAGTAACTCCCTTTGCCAACAGTGTTTTAGAGTTTAATTCTAATTTTGTCAAGATGCAGTTTAGAGAAAGATTTAAATCGGGCATTTATTATACGATTTACGGTCCCGTGATAGGTCTTCATGAGACGGCTATTATTAGTTCTTTAAAACTTAAAAGTACTCCATTTATCGATGAGCTTGATATTAGTTTACAAATTAAAATAGCAAAGACTTTTAACTTTTTAAGCTATAAAGGTTAA